From the endosymbiont of Bathymodiolus septemdierum str. Myojin knoll genome, one window contains:
- a CDS encoding adenylosuccinate synthase → MSKNVVIIGTQWGDEGKGKVVDLITDKVSSVVRFQGGHNAGHTLVIDGKKTVLHLIPSGILRDNVECLIGHGVVLSMSALIKELGELDTAGVDAVSRLKISPGCPLIMPYHVALDNAREAKRGKSAIGTTGNGIGPAYEDKVARRGLRVGDLLDLESFAEKLVEVMEYHNFALSNYYGAEALDYDTVLAEALEQAKTVIPMITDVTEKIHQHIANNENILFEGAQGALLDIDQGTYPFVTSSNTTSGGAVTGSGVGVTDIDYVVGIVKAYTTRVGGGPFPTELVYDVETDKGDSIGKVLGTIGREFGATTGRQRRCGWLDMVTLNRSFNLNAVTGICLTKLDVLDTLDTIKICTAYELNGKQITTPPYDAQGYADAEPVYIEMPGWQTSTIGTDSFDSLPQQAQDYIHKIEELSNLPVDILSTGPDRDETLILKHPFDE, encoded by the coding sequence ATGTCAAAAAATGTAGTTATTATTGGCACCCAATGGGGCGACGAAGGCAAAGGCAAAGTGGTTGATTTAATCACAGATAAAGTGTCAAGTGTGGTGCGTTTTCAAGGTGGGCATAACGCTGGACACACCTTGGTAATTGACGGTAAAAAAACCGTATTACACCTTATTCCATCAGGAATTTTGCGTGACAATGTTGAATGTTTAATCGGTCACGGTGTGGTCCTTTCTATGTCAGCATTAATTAAAGAATTAGGTGAATTAGACACTGCTGGCGTTGACGCAGTATCGCGTTTAAAAATCTCCCCAGGTTGTCCTTTAATTATGCCGTACCATGTTGCCCTTGATAATGCCCGTGAGGCCAAACGCGGTAAGTCTGCTATTGGTACAACAGGTAACGGTATTGGTCCTGCTTATGAGGACAAAGTGGCGCGCCGTGGTTTGCGTGTTGGTGATTTGTTAGATTTGGAAAGTTTTGCTGAAAAATTGGTAGAAGTAATGGAGTATCATAACTTCGCATTGAGCAATTATTATGGTGCTGAGGCGTTAGATTACGACACAGTTTTAGCCGAAGCCTTAGAGCAAGCTAAAACCGTCATCCCAATGATTACCGATGTTACCGAGAAAATTCATCAGCATATTGCCAACAATGAAAATATTTTGTTTGAAGGTGCACAAGGTGCGTTATTAGACATTGACCAGGGCACCTACCCATTTGTCACCTCGTCTAACACCACTTCAGGCGGTGCTGTAACAGGTTCAGGCGTGGGTGTGACCGATATTGATTATGTGGTTGGTATTGTTAAAGCTTATACTACCCGTGTTGGTGGCGGTCCATTCCCAACAGAGTTGGTTTACGATGTTGAAACCGATAAAGGCGATTCGATTGGTAAAGTATTGGGTACCATCGGTCGAGAATTTGGCGCCACTACAGGTCGTCAGCGTCGTTGTGGCTGGTTAGATATGGTAACTTTAAATCGTTCATTTAATTTGAACGCAGTAACTGGCATCTGTCTAACTAAATTAGATGTTTTAGACACCTTGGATACCATTAAAATTTGTACTGCTTATGAATTAAACGGTAAACAAATCACCACGCCACCTTATGATGCACAAGGTTATGCGGATGCTGAGCCAGTCTATATTGAAATGCCAGGTTGGCAAACTTCCACCATTGGCACAGATTCATTCGATAGTTTGCCACAGCAAGCACAAGACTATATTCACAAGATTGAAGAACTTTCAAATTTACCAGTAGATATTTTATCTACCGGTCCAGACCGCGACGAGACGCTAATCTTAAAGCATCCGTTTGACGAATAA
- a CDS encoding RecQ family ATP-dependent DNA helicase: MRTIALKYLQTALNNQDANFKDGQWESIECLLDHKRMLVVQRTGWGKSMVYFLATKLIRESGLGPTLLISPLLSLMRNQLEAASRIGITARTINSTNANEWDKIQNELVDDSVDVLLISPERLANDSFRQNILPVIAEKIGLFVIDEAHCISDWGHDFRPDYRRIVRVLQAIPPNVPVLATTATANNRVVNDVMLQLGNDIELIRGSLVRESLKLQNINMPSPAARMAWLAQTIPNLPGSGIIYTLTQRDAERLTEWLQVNEINVKAYHAGIPNREDGTSIKEELEQQLLNNEIKVLVATVALGMGFDKPDLGFVIHFQRPASVVHYYQQVGRAGRAVEEAYGILLCGEEDDHIADFFIRSAFPPQQHIAAILKALDNADDDLSVPSMQRTINIRKSQIDKTIKYLIVESPSPIAKVDSKWHVTASADNYEIDQEYVNEITLIRKQEQRQMQEYMEHQGCLMVFLQNALDDPNSQNCGKCKNCNPDLLLPEQYDDKIANRAALFLRRSYQPIEPRKQWPVKDMFKYHQFEKRNIPTELQASEGRALSLWRDAGWGQLVASGKYQSNRFADELVTACVEMIAEWKPTSRPEWVTCIPSLNHPELVPDFAQRLAIALNLPFIPCIGKVRQNDQQKNMENSLHQAQNLDGVFKINLDHKEHSPCLLIDDMVDSRWTFTVASALLRQTGCTAVYPLALALNSPRMD; the protein is encoded by the coding sequence ATGAGAACAATTGCTTTAAAATACTTACAAACTGCACTTAACAACCAAGATGCAAACTTTAAAGATGGTCAATGGGAAAGTATTGAGTGTCTTTTAGATCATAAAAGAATGCTTGTCGTCCAGCGTACTGGCTGGGGGAAAAGTATGGTTTATTTTCTAGCGACAAAGCTTATTCGAGAGTCTGGCTTAGGGCCAACCTTATTAATTTCTCCTCTATTATCGTTAATGCGAAATCAACTTGAAGCAGCTAGTCGAATAGGCATTACTGCTAGAACGATAAATAGTACCAATGCTAATGAATGGGATAAAATTCAGAATGAGCTGGTTGACGATAGTGTAGATGTACTCCTTATTTCTCCTGAGCGTCTTGCAAATGACTCATTTCGCCAGAATATTCTCCCTGTTATTGCTGAAAAAATTGGACTTTTTGTAATTGACGAAGCTCACTGTATTTCAGACTGGGGACATGATTTTAGACCCGATTACAGACGTATTGTTCGTGTACTTCAGGCTATTCCTCCTAATGTTCCTGTATTAGCAACAACGGCAACTGCCAATAATAGAGTTGTAAATGATGTTATGTTGCAACTGGGTAATGACATTGAACTGATCAGAGGATCTTTGGTCAGAGAAAGCCTTAAACTTCAAAATATAAATATGCCTAGCCCAGCAGCAAGAATGGCTTGGCTGGCACAAACTATTCCGAATCTTCCAGGTAGCGGAATAATCTATACCCTGACTCAGCGTGATGCAGAGCGACTCACCGAATGGCTCCAAGTTAATGAAATTAATGTAAAAGCCTACCACGCTGGAATTCCAAACCGTGAGGATGGCACTTCAATTAAAGAGGAGTTAGAACAACAACTACTCAATAATGAAATAAAAGTTCTAGTTGCTACCGTTGCTTTGGGAATGGGGTTTGATAAGCCTGACTTAGGATTTGTAATTCATTTTCAAAGACCTGCTTCTGTGGTTCATTATTATCAACAAGTTGGTCGCGCTGGTCGTGCCGTTGAAGAAGCATACGGAATTCTGCTTTGTGGCGAAGAGGATGATCATATTGCAGACTTCTTCATCCGTAGCGCCTTCCCCCCTCAACAACATATCGCTGCTATTCTTAAAGCACTTGATAACGCAGATGATGATTTATCTGTACCATCAATGCAGCGCACTATAAATATTAGAAAGTCACAAATTGACAAAACAATCAAATACCTGATTGTAGAATCTCCCTCTCCAATTGCAAAAGTTGATTCTAAATGGCATGTGACAGCCTCGGCAGATAACTACGAAATAGATCAAGAATATGTAAATGAAATCACCCTGATTCGGAAACAAGAACAGAGGCAAATGCAGGAATATATGGAGCATCAGGGGTGTTTGATGGTATTCCTTCAAAATGCACTGGATGACCCAAATTCACAAAACTGTGGTAAATGTAAAAACTGTAATCCTGATCTCCTTCTGCCTGAACAATATGATGACAAAATAGCAAATCGAGCAGCACTTTTTCTTCGAAGGAGTTATCAACCAATCGAACCTCGCAAGCAATGGCCTGTAAAAGATATGTTTAAATATCATCAATTTGAAAAAAGGAATATCCCTACAGAGCTGCAAGCATCTGAAGGTCGCGCCCTAAGTTTGTGGCGTGATGCTGGCTGGGGACAGCTTGTTGCTTCAGGAAAATATCAATCTAATCGTTTTGCAGATGAGCTTGTAACAGCGTGTGTTGAAATGATTGCAGAATGGAAGCCCACCTCTAGACCTGAATGGGTAACTTGCATCCCGTCACTTAACCATCCTGAGTTAGTTCCTGATTTTGCACAACGATTGGCAATAGCTCTTAACCTGCCATTCATTCCTTGCATAGGAAAAGTAAGGCAAAATGATCAGCAGAAAAATATGGAAAATAGCCTTCATCAGGCACAAAATTTAGATGGTGTATTCAAAATTAATCTTGATCATAAAGAACATAGCCCATGTTTGTTAATTGATGACATGGTTGATTCACGGTGGACTTTTACTGTTGCATCGGCTCTGTTGCGCCAAACAGGTTGCACTGCAGTATATCCTTTGGCACTAGCTCTTAATTCGCCAAGGATGGATTGA
- the rnr gene encoding ribonuclease R, which translates to MSDPHQARESDKYENPIPSREYILEHVTKKPHSFYDLVDVLDVEGKQKKPLTHRLKAMVRDQQLSMDRDEMYHIFDAERDIKVGTINANPKGFGFVILDEGGQDLRLSAYQMKQAFHGDRVKARMLDNRGDSEIIEVLESRQSVVGRLHVSANESWIVVDDKRIVNNIIVSNVGNDNKNEQIVVVSITKRPTLKELAEGEIIQVLGDYMDEGVETEAALYRNGIPVDFSEESLVETAQLPTEVTDADREGRIDITDMKLVTIDGEDSRDFDDAVYAESNDNGWKLVVSIADVSHYVKEGSALDADAIERGNSVYFPRRVIPMLPEEISNGLCSINPDVERLCMTCEMQIDSEGNLVDSKFYSAVMFSHARLTYTKVGKILEDHDQALTEEYAVVMDNLNDLYDLYKALKAARSRRGVMDFDRIETQIVFDDNGKIEDILATSRNDAHKLIEECMLMANQATAKFLAKNDEDFLYRVHPKPTAEKVEVTRQFLTAVGLTLEGGDQPETVHFAKVLEDAKGRDDENIIKTVVLRTMKQAIYTPANEGHFGLAFEDYTHFTSPIRRYPDLLVHRAIKRVIAKATRKPSKRMVELGEELSVTERRANEATRDVEQWLKCEYMRDKVGETFNGIISGIARFGIFIELTDIYTEGMISIRDMKDDFYVFDEIHHKLSGQRTGKTFQLGDNIKIQVASVNLDERQMVFVLADD; encoded by the coding sequence ATGAGCGATCCACATCAAGCAAGAGAATCAGACAAGTACGAGAATCCAATTCCTTCAAGGGAATACATCCTTGAACATGTGACTAAAAAGCCACATTCCTTTTACGACTTAGTTGATGTGCTTGATGTTGAAGGCAAACAGAAGAAGCCATTAACGCACCGCCTCAAAGCCATGGTTCGTGACCAGCAGTTAAGTATGGACCGTGATGAAATGTATCATATTTTTGATGCAGAACGAGACATTAAAGTGGGTACTATTAACGCCAATCCAAAAGGTTTCGGCTTTGTGATATTAGATGAGGGCGGTCAAGATTTGCGCCTTTCTGCTTATCAAATGAAACAAGCCTTTCACGGTGACAGAGTCAAAGCCAGAATGCTTGACAATCGTGGTGATTCTGAAATCATTGAAGTGCTTGAAAGCCGTCAATCTGTCGTCGGTCGCCTGCATGTTAGCGCTAACGAGTCGTGGATTGTGGTGGATGACAAACGCATTGTGAATAATATCATTGTTAGTAATGTCGGCAATGACAACAAGAACGAGCAAATCGTTGTTGTTTCAATCACCAAAAGACCAACCCTTAAAGAACTTGCCGAAGGAGAAATTATTCAAGTTTTAGGTGACTATATGGACGAAGGTGTTGAAACTGAAGCCGCACTTTATCGCAACGGCATCCCAGTCGATTTTAGTGAAGAATCTTTGGTAGAAACAGCGCAATTGCCAACAGAAGTAACAGATGCAGATAGAGAAGGTCGTATTGACATCACTGATATGAAGTTAGTAACAATTGACGGTGAAGATTCACGCGATTTTGACGATGCGGTTTACGCAGAATCTAATGATAATGGTTGGAAATTAGTTGTCTCTATTGCCGATGTTTCTCATTATGTAAAAGAAGGCTCAGCCCTTGATGCGGATGCAATTGAGCGTGGCAATTCAGTGTATTTTCCGCGTCGCGTCATCCCAATGTTGCCTGAAGAAATCTCAAATGGACTGTGTTCAATTAACCCAGATGTTGAGCGTTTATGTATGACTTGCGAAATGCAAATTGATTCGGAAGGTAATTTGGTTGATTCCAAATTCTACTCAGCCGTTATGTTTTCTCACGCACGCTTGACTTACACCAAAGTCGGTAAAATTTTAGAAGACCATGACCAAGCATTGACAGAAGAATACGCTGTCGTAATGGACAATCTTAATGATTTATACGATTTATACAAAGCCTTAAAAGCGGCTAGAAGTCGCCGTGGAGTAATGGACTTCGACCGCATCGAAACGCAAATCGTTTTCGATGACAACGGAAAAATTGAAGACATCCTTGCCACTTCTCGCAACGACGCACACAAACTCATTGAAGAATGTATGTTGATGGCAAACCAAGCCACCGCTAAATTCTTAGCCAAAAATGATGAAGATTTCTTATATCGTGTCCACCCCAAACCAACCGCAGAAAAAGTTGAGGTTACTCGCCAATTCCTAACCGCAGTCGGTTTAACGCTTGAAGGTGGCGATCAGCCAGAAACCGTTCACTTCGCTAAAGTCCTAGAAGACGCCAAAGGTCGTGATGATGAAAACATTATTAAGACTGTCGTTCTACGCACCATGAAGCAAGCCATTTACACCCCAGCTAATGAGGGTCATTTTGGTTTAGCCTTTGAAGATTACACGCATTTCACCTCGCCAATCCGTCGCTACCCCGACCTATTGGTACATCGCGCCATCAAACGCGTCATTGCTAAAGCCACCAGAAAACCAAGCAAACGCATGGTTGAACTTGGCGAAGAACTCTCTGTCACCGAACGCAGAGCCAACGAAGCCACTCGCGATGTTGAGCAATGGCTAAAATGCGAATATATGCGCGATAAAGTCGGTGAAACTTTTAATGGTATTATCTCTGGCATTGCTCGTTTTGGCATTTTTATTGAGCTTACTGATATTTATACAGAAGGAATGATTTCTATTCGTGATATGAAAGACGATTTTTATGTATTTGATGAAATTCATCATAAACTCAGCGGGCAACGCACTGGTAAAACTTTCCAGCTAGGCGATAACATTAAAATCCAAGTTGCATCTGTTAATTTGGATGAGCGCCAAATGGTCTTTGTGTTAGCTGATGATTAA
- a CDS encoding DNA-processing protein DprA → MSNFLTNDTKAIILLCGVLGKDRTIKPLTQAEYNALVRWLISEKMRPEDLLRHEKLDLAATGSGIERERLKSLLGRGVQLGFVVEEWQRNGIWIISRSDSDYPTRYKKHLKDKAPPLLFGVGDRSLLKGGGVAIVGSRNVDSDGEAFTRKTAEACAYNKMPVISGGARGVDQIAMTAALDSGGITIGVLAENLLKKSLERNARKAISNDQLLLISPYHPNARFTVGTAMGRNKLIYAMADYGLVVSAEHKKGGTWAGATEELKRENALPIFIRSGKNIPTGNKELLGLGAIEWQEVISRDDLSQQLSDSAKSVKSNKQENLSLFDLQEQNISQANKSKTDNKQEAVSTETIIDDSHMITLGSTIYEAVLPIIINQLGSPTAVDELTKILDVSKTQLNSWIKKAVNEGRIKKLLRPVRYEKNNAR, encoded by the coding sequence ATGAGTAACTTTTTAACTAATGATACGAAAGCGATAATTTTGCTCTGCGGAGTATTAGGGAAAGATCGCACTATTAAACCACTTACGCAAGCAGAATATAACGCTTTAGTCCGTTGGTTAATCAGTGAGAAAATGCGGCCAGAAGATCTACTTCGGCATGAAAAATTAGATTTGGCAGCAACAGGCTCTGGAATTGAAAGGGAACGTTTGAAGTCACTACTTGGTAGAGGCGTACAACTTGGATTTGTTGTGGAGGAGTGGCAGAGAAATGGCATTTGGATCATAAGCCGGAGTGATAGTGATTATCCTACACGCTATAAGAAACATCTAAAAGACAAAGCACCTCCACTCCTTTTCGGAGTGGGTGACCGATCTCTATTGAAGGGTGGCGGTGTTGCAATTGTTGGCTCACGAAATGTTGATAGCGACGGTGAGGCTTTTACCCGTAAAACAGCTGAGGCATGTGCCTACAACAAAATGCCTGTTATTTCTGGAGGAGCTCGTGGAGTCGATCAGATTGCTATGACTGCCGCACTTGATTCTGGTGGTATTACAATAGGTGTTCTTGCTGAGAACCTCCTCAAGAAAAGCCTTGAACGAAATGCGCGAAAAGCAATATCCAATGACCAACTACTTTTAATATCTCCTTACCACCCTAATGCCCGCTTTACGGTCGGAACTGCAATGGGGCGAAATAAATTAATTTATGCCATGGCTGATTATGGCTTAGTTGTTAGTGCTGAACATAAAAAAGGTGGCACATGGGCTGGAGCAACAGAGGAACTAAAACGAGAAAATGCCCTACCTATTTTTATACGATCAGGTAAAAATATTCCTACAGGTAATAAAGAATTGTTGGGGTTAGGTGCTATTGAATGGCAAGAAGTAATAAGTCGAGATGATCTCAGCCAACAGCTTTCTGATTCGGCTAAAAGTGTAAAGAGTAACAAACAAGAGAATTTAAGCCTCTTTGATCTTCAAGAACAGAATATCTCACAGGCCAATAAATCAAAAACAGATAATAAACAGGAGGCTGTTTCCACTGAGACAATAATAGACGATAGTCACATGATAACACTAGGATCTACCATTTACGAAGCCGTATTACCGATCATTATTAATCAGCTAGGATCACCAACTGCGGTCGATGAATTAACAAAAATCCTGGATGTGTCTAAAACACAGTTAAACAGCTGGATAAAAAAGGCAGTGAATGAAGGAAGAATCAAAAAACTATTACGCCCAGTACGATATGAAAAAAACAACGCCAGATAA
- the hflK gene encoding FtsH protease activity modulator HflK — MAWNDNNKNPWGGNGQTPPELDDVIKDFKDKFSGIIGGGKPNEKGVQSITPSTGGMKYIFLVGILLWVLSGIYIIDPAEKGVVLRFGAFQEETSQGPHWHLPYPIETLSRINVEQIRTAQIGYRDAVSNRRGGNVSSESLMLTKDENMIDAKFAVQYKINDVQAYLFNVDNPNLTLRHVVESAIRQVVGKNTMDYILTEGRVDIADSIKEKSQELLDIYQAGLIITTVNMQDAQPPEQVQAAFSDAVKAREDKQRLINEAQTYANDILPKSRGKAARLLEEAKAYKSKVVSKSEGEASRFGQILAEYAKAPEVTRERLYRETMESVLANTSKVVVDSKANSMMYLPLDKLINSNNNTRVTIQGAQPQQVRSKGDSIRNVFRNREVR; from the coding sequence ATGGCTTGGAATGACAACAATAAGAACCCTTGGGGCGGCAATGGACAGACGCCACCTGAGTTAGACGATGTAATTAAAGACTTTAAGGATAAATTTAGCGGCATTATAGGCGGTGGAAAACCAAATGAAAAAGGCGTTCAATCTATCACCCCGTCAACGGGCGGCATGAAATATATATTTTTAGTCGGTATTTTGTTATGGGTTTTGTCGGGTATCTATATCATTGACCCTGCTGAAAAAGGCGTAGTATTGCGTTTTGGCGCTTTTCAAGAAGAAACTTCGCAAGGTCCACATTGGCATTTGCCCTATCCGATTGAAACGCTTAGTCGTATCAATGTTGAACAGATTAGAACAGCGCAAATTGGTTATAGAGACGCTGTGAGTAACCGTCGTGGTGGCAATGTGTCGTCTGAGTCGCTAATGTTGACGAAAGATGAGAATATGATTGATGCTAAATTTGCAGTGCAATATAAAATTAACGATGTGCAGGCTTATTTGTTTAATGTTGACAATCCTAATTTGACTTTGCGTCATGTGGTGGAGAGTGCAATTCGTCAAGTTGTTGGTAAAAATACAATGGATTATATTTTAACCGAAGGGCGTGTGGATATTGCAGACAGTATTAAGGAAAAGTCGCAAGAATTACTAGATATTTATCAAGCAGGCTTAATCATTACCACTGTTAATATGCAAGATGCACAGCCACCAGAGCAGGTTCAAGCGGCATTTTCTGATGCAGTAAAAGCGCGTGAAGACAAGCAGCGCTTGATTAATGAAGCGCAAACTTATGCGAATGATATTTTACCCAAATCTCGTGGTAAGGCCGCAAGACTACTAGAAGAGGCAAAAGCATATAAGTCGAAAGTTGTCTCTAAGTCTGAAGGTGAGGCATCGCGTTTTGGTCAGATTTTAGCAGAATATGCAAAAGCACCAGAGGTAACCAGAGAGCGCTTGTATCGTGAAACCATGGAAAGCGTATTGGCAAACACCAGTAAGGTTGTGGTTGATTCAAAGGCAAATAGCATGATGTATTTACCCCTTGATAAATTGATAAACAGCAATAACAATACGCGAGTTACCATTCAAGGTGCACAGCCACAGCAAGTAAGGTCGAAAGGTGATAGCATTAGGAATGTTTTCCGTAATAGAGAGGTAAGATAA
- the hflC gene encoding protease modulator HflC, translated as MKKFVLIILAVLFFVGGSALYTVKETETAIKLRLGEIIAVDSTPGLKFKTPFVNNVVKFDNRIQTLDAPAERFLTGEKKNVIVDSYVKWRITDAEQFYKSTGGNIARTNNRLAQIIKTGLKSEFSKRSITDVVSGERSEIMANIAKLAKQDIAEFGIEIIDVRIKRIDLSKEVSNSVYRRMQAERHRVAKEFRSKGAEEAEIIRAAADKKRTIILANAYRDSEVIRGEGDAVSANNYAKAYNKDAKFYSFYRSLESYKKSFSGNNDIMVLNPNTEFFKYFNPAIK; from the coding sequence ATGAAAAAATTTGTATTAATTATTTTGGCAGTGTTATTTTTCGTAGGTGGTTCAGCGCTATACACTGTGAAAGAAACAGAAACAGCGATTAAATTGCGTCTGGGTGAAATTATCGCTGTTGACAGCACGCCAGGGCTTAAATTTAAAACCCCATTTGTGAACAATGTAGTGAAATTTGACAATCGTATTCAAACTTTGGATGCGCCAGCAGAGCGTTTTCTGACGGGCGAGAAGAAGAATGTCATTGTTGACTCTTATGTGAAATGGCGTATTACCGATGCCGAGCAATTTTATAAATCAACCGGTGGCAATATCGCGAGAACCAATAATCGTTTAGCGCAAATCATCAAAACAGGGCTTAAAAGCGAATTTTCTAAGCGTAGCATTACCGATGTAGTTTCAGGTGAACGCAGTGAAATCATGGCCAACATTGCTAAATTAGCAAAGCAAGACATTGCTGAGTTTGGCATTGAGATCATTGATGTGCGCATTAAACGAATTGATTTATCGAAAGAGGTGTCTAATTCTGTTTATCGTCGTATGCAAGCGGAAAGACATCGTGTTGCGAAAGAATTCAGGTCAAAAGGTGCGGAAGAAGCGGAAATTATCCGTGCAGCAGCTGACAAAAAGCGTACTATTATTTTGGCCAACGCTTACCGTGATTCTGAAGTGATTCGAGGTGAGGGTGATGCAGTTTCTGCGAATAATTATGCAAAGGCTTACAATAAAGATGCAAAGTTTTATTCTTTTTATCGTTCGCTAGAATCTTATAAGAAGTCATTTTCAGGTAACAATGATATTATGGTATTAAATCCAAATACGGAATTTTTCAAGTACTTCAATCCAGCGATTAAGTAA
- a CDS encoding ATP phosphoribosyltransferase regulatory subunit, which produces MNTWQLPEGIDELTGDRAWAFEKLRRQLIDLYTKKGFGLVIPPMVENIESLLLTSNSINEKTFKFLDPVSGKMLGVHADITPQIARIDAKTQSDKVAKYCYVNAILQTKADDFYASRSPIQAGAELYGSNDISADVEVIELMLESLKLLSISPIVLSLGNVAIFDALIEDEALDSEQACALRQIFVKRSVPDLVVFLAGSAVKNSDKFSALITLEGDVSILDKALTLFADFPKAKAAIEDLVSISAQMNATGVEVVLDLAELKTYEYHTGIIFSAYNEQYSKALAQGGRYNGLSASFGQSRAATGFSFDLKFLSQTK; this is translated from the coding sequence ATGAACACTTGGCAACTCCCTGAGGGTATTGATGAACTAACAGGCGACAGGGCGTGGGCTTTTGAGAAACTACGCCGTCAATTGATTGATTTATATACGAAAAAAGGTTTTGGACTGGTGATTCCACCGATGGTGGAAAACATTGAATCGTTACTATTAACCAGTAATTCTATCAATGAAAAAACCTTTAAATTTTTAGACCCTGTGAGTGGTAAGATGCTAGGTGTTCATGCTGATATCACCCCGCAGATTGCACGCATTGACGCAAAAACACAGAGCGACAAAGTGGCCAAATATTGCTATGTTAATGCCATTTTGCAAACCAAAGCAGACGATTTTTATGCCTCCCGTTCGCCCATTCAAGCAGGTGCAGAATTGTATGGTTCTAATGACATTAGTGCTGATGTAGAAGTCATTGAATTAATGTTAGAGAGTTTGAAGTTGTTGTCAATTAGTCCAATTGTCCTAAGTTTAGGTAATGTGGCTATTTTTGATGCTTTAATTGAAGATGAGGCATTAGATAGTGAACAAGCCTGCGCATTAAGACAGATATTTGTTAAGCGTTCTGTACCTGATTTAGTCGTCTTTTTAGCTGGTAGTGCGGTTAAAAATTCCGATAAATTTAGTGCGTTAATTACCCTGGAGGGCGATGTTAGTATTTTAGATAAGGCATTGACTTTATTTGCTGATTTTCCAAAAGCAAAAGCAGCTATTGAAGACTTGGTAAGTATTAGTGCACAAATGAATGCTACCGGCGTTGAAGTTGTGCTCGACCTTGCTGAACTTAAAACTTACGAATATCATACTGGTATTATCTTCTCTGCTTACAATGAACAGTATTCAAAAGCATTGGCACAAGGCGGTCGTTACAACGGACTGAGTGCTTCATTTGGACAATCAAGAGCGGCAACAGGTTTCTCATTTGATTTAAAATTTTTATCACAAACAAAATAA